A genomic window from Spodoptera frugiperda isolate SF20-4 chromosome 29, AGI-APGP_CSIRO_Sfru_2.0, whole genome shotgun sequence includes:
- the LOC118268496 gene encoding ribonuclease P protein subunit p30 — MANRNWGFCDLFVSKNFEPDKLHLLEKLGFNTIAINTHVEEPSDEPKKKKKKGETRDKKDYVPPPADIVKDPNSKLNILQRVTIEFSDSSISHKLNQSENLKQYDIIAVLPKTLQAFQYACASMDIDIITFEPVCRIPFKISRKLYTQAVDRGIFFEIMYSPAIRDSTCRKNIISTAHIYHAVGKSRNIVVTSGAENYMQVRDVHDVINLGFLLGLNSNESLEVVRNNARRLILKAEARKNGKHYILVDSINDDSKMSED, encoded by the coding sequence ATGGCTAATCGCAACTGGGGATTTTGTGATTTGTTTGTCAGCAAAAATTTTGAACCTGATAAATTACATCTTTTAGAAAAACTTGGTTTCAATACCATTGCTATCAATACACATGTTGAAGAACCTTCGGATGAGCctaaaaagaagaagaagaaaggaGAAACCAGGGATAAGAAGGACTACGTACCGCCGCCAGCAGATATTGTTAAAGATCCTAATTCaaaactgaatattttacaGAGGGTAACTATTGAATTCTCTGACTCTAGTATATCGCACAAACTTAATCAATCTGAAAATCTTAAACAGTATGATATAATTGCTGTGTTACCTAAGACTTTACAAGCTTTCCAGTATGCTTGTGCCTCTATGGATATAGATATAATAACTTTTGAACCGGTATGTAGAATTCCTTTCAAAATAAGCCGAAAACTGTACACACAAGCAGTGGATAGGGGAATATTCTTCGAAATAATGTACTCACCAGCTATAAGAGACTCAACATGCAGAAAGAACATCATCAGTACTGCACACATATATCATGCAGTTGGAAAGTCAAGGAACATAGTAGTGACCAGTGGAGCTGAGAATTACATGCAAGTTAGAGATGTACATGATGTCATCAATTTGGGATTTCTACTGGGGCTCAACAGTAATGAGAGCCTCGAAGTTGTGAGGAACAATGCAAGACGACTTATCCTAAAAGCGGAGGCCAGGAAAAACGGTAAACATTATATACTTGTTGATTCAATAAATGATGACAGTAAAATGTCTGAAGATTAA